In a single window of the Acyrthosiphon pisum isolate AL4f chromosome X, pea_aphid_22Mar2018_4r6ur, whole genome shotgun sequence genome:
- the LOC100161705 gene encoding SCAN domain-containing protein 3-like has protein sequence MVAHQNKPHTLGETLIKPSILKAVEIVLGEESKRKIAQLSLSDNTVKRRIDELALDIKNQLIHKLKHSVFFAIQCDESTDVANCCQLLVYCRFINEQSIAEELLFSQALNSTSKGSDVLSAIDIFFDQNGLSWKNVVAVCTDGAPAMLGSRSGFVSLAKNKNPSIIGTHCVIHRQALAAKTLPSELKNLLEVCIKVVNTIKSSALNSRLFKILCSELSAEHSVLLFHTEVRWLSKGNMFERLYELKSEVEIMLLQLGKDNLRENFTDENFTFYFAYLVNIFETINNLNLKLQGRNTNIITAKDSINSFLEMIQLWKRRVNKEIPNFSSFRRLNELISDEEKSICLAGLKSIVIEHLDCLTDEFMRYFPDFSNESWKYTLTSCPFSANVDTLPDTFQEQVIELKNDSCAKIDFNSGSSLEEFWVKYQPIYPEISNEALQVLVQFSSINLCESGFSSLAIIKTKHRNRLNVESDLRCSLSNIEPNFKKLSKEKCCQPSH, from the coding sequence ATGGTGGCTCACCAAAATAAACCCCATACCTTGGGTGAAACATTAATTAAACCTAGCATACTTAAAGCTGTTGAAATAGTACTTGGCGAAGAAAGCAAAAGGAAAATAGCTCAATTATCTCTTTCAGATAATACAGTGAAACGACGTATAGATGAATTAGCTTTGGACATTAAAAATCAGttgattcataaattaaaacattccgTATTCTTTGCAATCCAGTGTGATGAATCAACTGATGTGGCCAATTGTTGCCAGCTATTAGTTTACTGCCGTTTTATAAATGAACAGTCCATTGCAGAAGAACTTCTATTTTCCCAGGCTTTAAATTCCACCTCAAAAGGCAGTGACGTTTTGTCTGCCATTGACATATTTTTTGATCAGAATGGTTTGTCTTGGAAAAATGTTGTAGCTGTCTGTACAGACGGTGCACCTGCAATGCTAGGGTCAAGATCGGGTTTTGTAAGCctagcaaaaaataaaaacccgtCAATAATTGGTACTCATTGTGTAATACACCGACAAGCTTTAGCTGCAAAAACGCTGCCATCTGAACTTAAAAATTTACTTGAAGTATGTATAAAAGTTGTTAACACCATCAAAAGCAGTGCACTTAACTCGCGTCTTTTTAAGATTCTTTGTTCAGAGCTGTCCGCGGAACATTCTGTTTTATTATTCCATACAGAGGTTCGTTGGTTATCCAAAGGGAATATGTTTGAACGTTTGTACGAATTAAAATCTGAAGTGGAAATTATGCTTTTACAATTAGGAAAGGACAATCTTCGTGAGAATTTTACCGATGAAAACTTCACATTCTACTTTGCGtacctagtaaatatttttgaaactattaatAACCTAAATCTCAAATTACAAGGGAggaatacgaatattataaccGCCAAAGATTCTATAAACTCATTTCTAGAAATGATACAGCTGTGGAAACGCCGAGTAAACAAAGAGATTCCTAATTTTTCGTCTTTCCGTCGATTGAACGAACTTATCTCTGATGAGGAAAAATCTATTTGTCTTGCTGGATTGAAAAGTATAGTGATTGAACATCTTGATTGTTTGACTGATGAATTCATGCGATATTTTCCGGATTTTTCTAACGAAAGTTGGAAATATACGCTAACAAGTTGTCCATTCAGTGCTAACGTAGACACATTGCCGGATACATTTCAAGAACAGGTAATCGAGCTGAAGAACGATTCATGcgcaaaaattgattttaacagTGGCAGCTCTTTGGAAGAGTTTTGGGTAAAATACCAACCCATTTATCCTGAAATTTCAAATGAAGCCTTACAAGTCCTTGTACAATTTTCATCGATTAATTTATGTGAATCTGGGTTCTCTAGCTTGGCCATTATAAAAACCAAACATAGAAATCGCTTGAATGTCGAATCTGACTTGAGGTGTTCTTTATCAAACATCGAGCCgaactttaaaaaattgtcCAAAGAAAAGTGTTGTCAGCCTTcacattaa